A window from Bufo bufo chromosome 1, aBufBuf1.1, whole genome shotgun sequence encodes these proteins:
- the LOC120985944 gene encoding E3 SUMO-protein ligase KIAA1586-like, whose translation MLSWLISSKRTRSESEDSLADPPPNQNIAAGQSQTQANESSTCAAVDQVLTSDVEDESDITSTDDNSRIAEHEWPECWSQAQVQYFSTNYKWLLSKNRKLGCSVCSQVCARVDMQQGQRVSQEWSGCLISSYGRDKAAQQSSLRKKIKEHRDSIYHKKAVEIKEKATQNTMQKHIEDMRKAEYASTCNVFRTAYKIGKHGRPFTDMPIDVQLQVLNGVKMGRVLHSNNSCANILDHIAAEMKKKVVNDIVMNERKLCVLIDESTTISGKSVLVVCLRSAISNEQPDTVFFELIELQGTTANDITEALLECLHNNGFDPHYLQEHLLAFACDGASVMLGRKAGVAAQLCSKFPYLFVWHCSNHRLELAVCDVLKEVGGINHFKIFLDQLYSLYHASPKNQRELTESAHSVGQRLLVIGRVLSVRWVASSERTVKAVWENYPALQVHFTSAAADTSRDSRERAKYKGLNDVLTTVSFVVNLGIMYDALTELSDLSRMLQRRDMTLDQADRQLDRQIRVFESMVSTPGPYTQIAIEAENKKIFRNVCLHENERVIKINPGQFFRSLAENVKCRMTPTTSSHVSRTSSEKTDSHLLSDIKVLQSDSWPASLEIQYGDAAVRRLCQRFRVGERKSVQGFREYKDLKASKTPEDLKPLLKAVHTIAVSTSECERAFSSMNDTLTDKRNSLDIKRLSNLIFLKCNGPPLDQFNAQTYVQTWLAKGRRSAAFTNCEAKSARKVEPKTCWSLF comes from the coding sequence ATGCTCTCCTGGCTTATAAGTAGCAAAAGAACAAGGTCAGAATCAGAGGACTCGCTGGCTGACCCCCCACCAAACCAGAATATCGCTGCAGGTCAGAGTCAGACACAAGCTAATGAAAGCAGCACTTGTGCCGCGGTCGATCAGGTTCTCACAAGTGACGTAGAGGACGAGAGTGACATCACTTCTACCGATGACAACAGCCGCATTGCCGAGCATGAGTGGCCAGAATGTTGGTCCCAAGCACAAGTACAGTATTTCTCCACAAATTACAAGTGGCTGCTAAGCAAAAATCGAAAGTTGGGCTGTAGTGTGTGTAGTCAAGTTTGTGCTCGTGTAGACATGCAGCAAGGGCAGAGAGTGTCGCAGGAGTGGAGTGGGTGCTTAATCTCGTCTTATGGAAGGGACAAGGCTGCACAACAAAGCTCACTACGAAAGAAAATTAAAGAGCACAGAGACTCAATTTATCACAAGAAAGCAGTTGAAATAAAAGAGAAGGCAACACAAAATACAATGCAAAAACACATTGAAGATATGAGAAAGGCTGAATACGCCTCAACTTGCAATGTGTTTAGAACAGCTTATAAGATTGGCAAGCATGGGCGTCCCTTTACAGACATGCCAATAGATGTCCAGTTGCAAGTCTTAAATGGTGTCAAGATGGGCAGAGTTTTACACTCTAATAACTCGTGTGCAAATATACTGGATCACATTGCAGCTGAAATGAAAAAGAAGGTAGTCAATGACATAGTGATGAATGAAAGAAAACTGTGTGTGCTCATTGATGAATCGACTACAATAAGTGGAAAGTCTGTCCTTGTCGTGTGCCTGCGATCAGCTATTTCCAATGAACAGCCAGACACAGTATTTTTTGAACTCATTGAGCTGCAGGGGACCACAGCAAATGACATCACTGAAGCACTGTTAGAATGTCTTCATAATAATGGCTTTGACCCTCACTACCTACAGGAACATTTGTTGGCATTTGCTTGTGATGGAGCCTCAGTGATGCTTGGGAGGAAAGCAGGAGTTGCTGCGCAGCTTTGTTCCAAATTCCCTTACCTGTTTGTCTGGCATTGTTCCAATCACAGACTGGAACTGGCAGTTTGTGATGTTTTGAAGGAGGTTGGAGGAATCAACcactttaaaatatttttagatcAGCTTTACTCCCTCTACCATGCATCCCCAAAAAACCAAAGGGAGTTAACAGAGAGTGCTCACAGTGTTGGACAGCGTCTCCTTGTGATAGGCCGTGTTTTATCAGTGCGTTGGGTTGCTTCAAGTGAGAGAACGGTGAAAGCAGTATGGGAGAACTACCCAGCTTTGCAGGTACActttacaagtgctgctgctgataCCAGCAGGGACTCAAGAGAGAGAGCAAAATACAAAGGACTCAATGATGTTCTCACTACTGTTTCTTTTGTGGTCAATCTTGGCATCATGTATGACGCTCTCACAGAACTCAGTGACCTCTCAAGAATGCTCCAGAGACGTGACATGACTTTGGATCAAGCCGACAGGCAGCTGGACCGACAGATCCGGGTGTTTGAGTCAATGGTATCCACACCTGGTCCCTACACACAAATTGCCATTGAGGCTGAAAATAAGAAAATCTTCAGAAATGTATGCCTGCATGAAAATGAGAGGGTTATAAAAATCAACCCTGGGCAATTTTTCCGTAGCCTGGCTGAAAATGTTAAGTGCAGGATGACTCCAACAACTTCCTCACATGTCAGTAGAACCTCATCTGAAAAGACAGACAGTCACCTCCTCTCAGACATCAAGGTCCTCCAGTCTGACTCCTGGCCTGCATCTCTTGAGATTCAATATGGTGATGCAGCGGTCAGACGTTTATGTCAGAGATTCAGAGTTGGGGAGAGGAAAAGTGTCCAAGGATTTAGGGAGTATAAAGACCTTAAAGCTTCCAAGACACCAGAAGACCTGAAGCCTCTTCTTAAAGCTGTCCACACCATTGCAGTATCAACAAGTGAATGCGAGCGAGCTTTCAGCTCAATGAATGATACTTTGACAGATAAAAGAAACTCTCTTGACATCAAAAGGCTTTCAAATCTGATCTTCCTGAAATGCAACGGACCACCCTTGGATCAGTTTAATGCACAAACATATGTGCAGACATGGCTGGCAAAAGGGAGGAGAAGTGCAGCCTTCACAAACTGCGAAGCCAAAAGTGCAAGGAAAGTGGAGCCCAAAACGTGCTGGAGCCTTTTCTAG